The following proteins are encoded in a genomic region of Paralichthys olivaceus isolate ysfri-2021 chromosome 23, ASM2471397v2, whole genome shotgun sequence:
- the tmem168a gene encoding transmembrane protein 168-A has product MARKEDEEELAAGGPKEVDVFTSVRCLGYLSSINLLVAVCVGMYVRWEVTSEPMILVIFILGLFVLGIASILHYYFAMEKASLSLFHLWIGFLLGLLCFLNSPALDSDVKELVANYLLLASIILKTVWAVTERICSSIHYRASLLTSTELLELLGFGIASTTMLLHKSAAIIGLVVALGALIVDLRMKSLLALPNLICFALVTSLVFFQALGIAANPFALGCYLGRLLCEPVLDVYFSGLGPSDRWMPVLSLGKVWRRLSLLPLSVTELAFFVLAALKLGHLELWYLVIPGFCLFGVFWSICHIILLITIWGFHTKLSECQKTWRAQRSSSRSLEQVMASRGIRHFCLISERLVFFSLLSTVILGAVSWQPSNGLFLSALLVVLPLESLAHGLFHELGSCLGGTCIGYALVIPTAYCSANGQPTLLPPEQVQQLNQRSTGMLNSVQRLFSHHMIQTFGCDYSTSGVTLEALLTKLRDFLDRHTVDGPRHDTYLIFYSGHTYKGTGAWALTGGESLHLAQVLELWKEKNAGHYSRLILVLDTENSLPWVKEVRRVDGIYVAVQGAELSAIRVDPEAGDIPLLGDFTSEWVEFNCNPDSDTQWSERGRTVTAAYGVSKRWSDYTLHLPTGSDVAKHWKTHFPKATYPMVHLSNWCCGLNLFWLCSVCLRCFRRCKLAWFPPAVLDTGQGIKLVHS; this is encoded by the exons ATGGCTCGGAAGGAAGACGAAGAGGAGCTCGCAGCCGGTGGACCCAAGGAGGTGGACGTGTTTACGTCCGTGCGTTGCCTGGGTTACCTGTCCAGCATCAACCTCCTGGTTGCGGTGTGCGTGGGCATGTACGTCCGCTGGGAGGTGACGAGCGAACCAATGATCCTGGTCATCTTCATCCTTGGCCTCTTCGTCTTGGGGATAGCCAGCATCCTCCACTACTACTTTGCCATGGAGAAAGCCAGCCTCAGCTTGTTCCATCTGTGGATTGGCTTCCTGCTCGGGCTTCTGTGCTTCCTCAACAGCCCCGCTTTGGACTCAGACGTCAAGGAACTAGTCGCCAACTATCTCCTCCTCGCCagtattattttgaaaactgtaTGGGCTGTAACTGAGAGAATATGCAGCTCCATCCATTACAGAGCCAGTTTGTTGACATCGACTGAGCTGCTGGAGCTCCTGGGATTTGGCATAGCCAGCACCACCATGCTTCTTCACAAGTCAGCGGCCATAATAGGCTTGGTAGTGGCCCTGGGCGCTCTCATTGTGGACCTGCGGATGAAATCCCTCCTGGCCCTGCCCAACCTCATCTGTTTTGCCTTGGTTACGTCTCTTGTGTTTTTCCAGGCCTTAGGTATCGCAGCCAACCCATTTGCCTTAGGCTGCTACCTGGGCAGGCTACTGTGTGAGCCTGTGCTGGACGTGTACTTCAGTGGGCTGGGGCCCAGTGACCGCTGGATGCCAGTGCTCTCTCTGGGGAAGGTCTGGAGGAGGCTGTCCCTGCTGCCTCTGAGTGTGACTGAGCTGGCCTTCTTTGTCCTGGCTGCCTTGAAG CTCGGCCACTTGGAGCTGTGGTATCTGGTGATCCCAGGCTTTTGCCTCTTTGGTGTTTTCTGGTCCATCTGCCACATAATTCTGCTGATCACAATTTGGGGCTTTCACACGAAGCTGAGTGAGTGTCAGAAGACCTGGCGGGCCCAGCGGTCCAGTAGCCGCAGTCTGGAGCAAGTCATGGCTTCCAGGGGCATCCGACACTTCTGCCTCATTTCAGAGAGGCTGGTGTTCTTTAGCTTGCTGTCCACTGTGATACTGGGGGCTGTGTCCTGGCAG CCTTCCAACGGACTCTTTCTCAGCGCTCTACTGGTGGTGTTGCCCCTAGAGTCTCTGGCCCATGGTTTGTTCCACGAGCTGGGCAGCTGCCTGGGGGGAACCTGCATCGGATACGCGCTGGTCATACCAACGGCATACTGCAG TGCCAACGGACAGCCCACTCTCTTACCACCTGAGCAGGTGCAGCAGTTGAACCAGCGCTCCACGGGCATGTTGAACAGCGTGCAGCGCCTCTTCTCCCACCACATGATCCAGACGTTCGGTTGCGACTACTCCACCAGCGGAGTCACCCTGGAGGCATTGCTGACCAAGCTGCGGGACTTTCTGGACCGTCACACCGTGGACGGGCCCCGACATGACACCTATCTGATTTTTTACAGCGGGCACACGTACAAAGGCACCGGGGCGTGGGCTCTGACAG GAGGTGAGAGTCTCCACCTGGCCCAGGTGCTGGAGCTGTGGAAGGAGAAGAATGCCGGCCACTACTCCCGCCTTATCCTCGTCCTGGACACGGAGAACTCCCTCCCCTGGGTCAAGGAGGTGCGCAGGGTGGACGGGATCTATGTGGCCGTGCAGGGGGCCGAGCTGTCCGCCATCAGAGTCGACCCCGAGGCAGGAGACATCCCTTTGTTGGGGGACTTCACCTCTGAATGGGTGGAGTTCAACTGCAACCCGGACAGCGACACCCAGTGGTCCGAAAGGGGCCGGACAGTGACGGCCGCGTACGGCGTGTCCAAGCGCTGGAGCGACTACACGCTGCACCTGCCCACCGGAAGCGACGTCGCCAAGCATTGGAAGACGCACTTCCCCAAGGCCACGTATCCCATGGTGCACCTGTCGAACTGGTGCTGTGGTCTCAACCTGTTCTGGTTGTGTAGCGTGTGTTTGCGCTGCTTCAGGAGGTGCAAACTCGCTTGGTTCCCACCCGCTGTTCTGGACACTGGGCAGGGCATTAAGCTGGTGCATTCATAG